In Erigeron canadensis isolate Cc75 chromosome 6, C_canadensis_v1, whole genome shotgun sequence, the following are encoded in one genomic region:
- the LOC122604175 gene encoding disease resistance protein Roq1-like: MSSSAYSSSSSSDVVPRSRKGGWTYDVFLSFRGEDTRNTFVDHLFAALTQKGIHMFKDDKMLGGGQPISEELVKAIKESRWAVVVFSKNYANSSWCLEELSNIMECHGEMKVLPVFYHVNPSDVRKQKGDYATAFKTHEDKFKDGERDKVNKWREALTAAASLSGQHILPEYGGESAFINRIVEEILADKQPSGSSRENHLIEIEPRVDALISLLKLEATQEVCFVGIWGMGGIGKTTIARALFNRIAHKFDGSSFVNDVRENSSSKKDMCTLQERVLNDILGECHGYKIKDRDQGAEVIQERCRRKKVLLVLDDVNDVKQLEFLAATREWFGPGSRVIITTRDQHLLSYANANDQYKPALLSEDQAVELFSRHAFNKRSPPEGYEELSIHAIHHAGGLPLALKVLGSFFRGRKANLWESALKRLAKTQDNEIINTLKLTYDNLDETDQQMFLDVACFYKGKHKDDE, translated from the exons ATGTCTTCTTCTGCTTATTCTTCGTCTTCTTCAAGTGATGTTGTACCAAGAAGTAGAAAAGGAGGATGGACATATGATGTGTTCCTAAGTTTCAGAGGTGAAGACACCCGCAACACCTTCGTAGATCATCTTTTTGCCGCTCTTACTCAGAAAGGAATACATATGTTCAAAGACGACAAGATGCTCGGTGGAGGCCAACCCATTTCAGAAGAACTTGTGAAAGCCATAAAAGAATCAAGGTGGGCTGTTGTTGTTTTCTCCAAAAACTATGCCAACTCTTCTTGGTGCTTGGAAGAGCTTTCCAACATCATGGAATGCCATGGTGAAATGAAGGTGTTACCTGTCTTCTACCATGTCAATCCCTCTGATGTTCGCAAACAAAAAGGAGATTACGCAACGGCATTCAAGACGCATGAAGACAAGTTTAAGGATGGAGAGAGGGATAAAGTGAACAAGTGGAGGGAAGCCTTAACTGCAGCTGCCAGTTTATCTGGCCAACACATCTTGCCTGAATATGG GGGTGAATCAGCATTTATAAACAGGATTGTTGAAGAGATCTTAGCCGATAAACAACCTAGTGGAAGTAGTAGGGAAAATCATCTCATTGAAATAGAGCCTCGCGTTGATGCCTTAATTTCATTATTGAAATTGGAGGCAACCCAAGAGGTCTGCTTTGTGGGGATATGGGGAATGGGAGGGATTGGAAAGACGACTATTGCCCGAGCCTTGTTTAACAGAATCGCTCATAAGTTTGATGGTAGCAGCTTTGTTAATGACGTTAGAGAGAATAGCTCTAGTAAAAAAGATATGTGCACCTTACAAGAAAGGGTTCTAAATGATATTCTAGGAGAGTGTCATGGGTACAAGATAAAGGATCGTGATCAAGGAGCTGAAGTAATACAAGAAAGATGTCGCAGAAAGAAGGTTCTTCTTGTGCTTGATGACGTTAATGATGTAAAGCAGTTAGAATTCCTAGCTGCGACACGTGAGTGGTTTGGTCCAGGAAGTAGAGTCATTATAACAACCAGGGATCAACATTTGCTATCATATGCTAATGCTAATGACCAGTACAAACCCGCTCTTTTAAGCGAGGATCAAGCTGTAGAGCTCTTCAGTAGGCATGCTTTTAATAAAAGAAGCCCTCCAGAGGGATACGAGGAGTTGTCAATTCATGCCATACACCATGCTGGTGGTCTTCCTCTAGCATTGAAAGTTTTAGGCTCATTCTTCCGTGGACGAAAAGCAAATCTGTGGGAAAGTGCTCTAAAGCGACTGGCCAAAACACAAGATaatgaaatcatcaacacaCTCAAGTTAACTTATGACAATTTAGATGAAACTGATCAACAAATGTTCCTTGACGTTGCATGTTTCTACAAGGGGAAGCAT AAAGATGATGAATAA
- the LOC122604176 gene encoding disease resistance protein Roq1-like: MSKLVGLEMKDGSIKYLWKEKNVYSPWNPFSFIAPWVSSYKNPNLMYIDLKGCHSLERFPDVSGAPNIRFLNLAFCENMVEVDESVGSLKNLILLDMSRCHKLKCLPSMLKTKSLMTLNLCGCWSLKRIPEFSPCMVNLSNLLIRNCSEIEEVPSSIKSLSNLRNLNLTGCTSLKIIPNSISELKCLHTLGLCGCKYLQTLLDFQSMESLEVLIIDSINIHGLTNSRYLRKLELLGDLGDNDFPTNLHGLSSLEELFITSNSDLIQLPESISHLSTLKHLSICRCSRLQTLHGLPEGINVLTVKDCPSLKKIDDLNIKYKCLNSIQISGCGRFDQSYTAI, translated from the coding sequence ATGAGTAAGCTTGTTGGGCTTGAAATGAAGGATGGCAGTATTAAATATTTGTGGAAAGAAAAAAACGTATATAGTCCATGGAACCCTTTCTCTTTTATAGCACCATGGGTTTCTTCGTATAAAAATCCAAACTTGATGTACATTGACCTTAAAGGATGTCATTCCCTAGAAAGGTTTCCAGATGTCTCGGGGGCACCAAATATCCGGTTTCTGAATTTGGCATTTTGTGAGAACATGGTGGAGGTTGATGAGTCTGTGGGGAGTCTGAAAAATCTTATTCTCTTGGACATGAGTAGATGCCATAAACTCAAGTGTCTCCCATCCATGCTCAAGACGAAATCCTTGATGACCCTCAATCTGTGTGGGTGTTGGTCTCTTAAAAGAATTCCAGAATTCTCGCCATGTATGGTCAATCTATCTAACCTATTAATTAGAAATTGTTCAGAAATAGAAGAAGTGCCATCGTCTATAAAATCTCTCTCTAACCTAAGGAACTTGAATCTTACTGGATGCACAAGTCTTAAGATTATTCCAAACTCAATTTCGGAGTTAAAGTGTCTCCACACCCTTGGCCTCTGTGGTTGTAAGTATCTGCAGACATTGCTGGATTTTCAAAGCATGGAAAGTCTGGAAGTGCTTATAATAGACTCGATCAATATTCATGGTTTGACAAATTCCCGTTACTTGAGAAAGTTAGAACTTCTTGGTGATTTGGGAGACAATGATTTCCCCACAAATCTGCATGGACTTTCCTCCTTGGAAGAATTATTTATAACTTCCAACTCTGACTTAATCCAATTACCTGAAAGCATCTCTCATCTTTCTACTCTTAAACACCTCTCGATCTGCAGATGTAGTCGACTTCAAACTTTACATGGCCTCCCAGAAGGAATAAATGTATTGACAGTAAAAGATTGCCCATCACTGAAAAAGATTGATGATCTGAATATAAAGTACAAGTGTTTGAATAGCATTCAAATCTCTGGCTGCGGGAGATTTGACCAATCTTATACTGCCATATAG
- the LOC122606338 gene encoding RNA polymerase II subunit A C-terminal domain phosphatase SSU72, translating to MRLRYAMVCSSNQNRSMEAHFLLKREGFDVCSYGTGTHVKLPGPSLREPNVYEFGTPYKHMFDDLRRKDPELYKRNGILPMLKRNLAVKTAPQRWQENGPDGHFDVVFTFEEKVFDMVAEDLHTRDHILLKPVLVINLEVKDNHEEAAVGARQTLALCHELEATDRWEDVIDDVISTFERQHRRKVVYTISFY from the exons ATGAGGCTAAGATACGCAATGGTATGCTCGTCGAACCAAAATCGAAGCATGGAGGCTCACTTTCTGCTTAAGAGGGAGGGTTTTGATGTTTGTTCGTATGGAACCGGCACTCACGTTAAGCTCCCCGGTCCTTCGTTACGAGAGCCGAATGTTTATGAATTTGGCACTCCTTACAAACACATGTTTGATGACCTCAGGCGTAAAGACCCCGAACt TTATAAGCGCAATGGTATCCTCCCGATGCTCAAGAGGAACCTGGCTGTCAAAACCGCACCTCAGCGGTGGCAAGAGAATGGCCCGGATGGGCATTTTGATGTCGTGTTCACATTTGAAGAGAAAGTATTTGATATGGTTGCTGAAG ATCTCCATACTCGTGATCATATTCTTTTGAAACCTGTGCTGGTGATAAACTTGGAAGTAAAGGATAACCATGAGGAGGCTGCAGTTGGTGCTCGACAAACTTTGGCATTGTGTCATGAG TTGGAAGCAACCGATCGTTGGGAAGATGTGATTGACGATGTCATTTCTACATTTGAGCGACAACACCGCAGAAAAGTTGTATACACAATCTCCTTTTATTGA